In Solanum lycopersicum chromosome 5, SLM_r2.1, the following are encoded in one genomic region:
- the LOC101252281 gene encoding homeobox-leucine zipper protein HOX3, translating into MEIMPENSTCLELTMSIPGSSSNSSSFPSSGEGGGGRYNMMRELDINQIPSNINEEEISMEEEEEEESSNNNNNNDNINGAPRKKLRLTKQQSFLLEESFRQNHTLNPKQKEALAMQLKLKARQVEVWFQNRRARSKLKQTEMECEYLKRWFGSLSEQNQRLKKEVEELRAMKVGPPTVLSPHSCHPLPASTLTMCPHCERVTRTNVRD; encoded by the exons atgGAGATTATGCCAGAAAATTCAACATGTTTGGAGCTAACCATGTCTATTCCTGGATCTTCTTCTAATTCTTCATCTTTCCCTTCTTCTG GTGAAGGGGGTGGTGGACGTTATAATATGATGAGAGAGCTTGATATAAATCAAATACCTTCAAAtataaatgaagaagaaattagcatggaggaggaagaagaagaagaaagctctaataataataataataatgataatattaatgggGCTCCAAGGAAAAAACTACGTTTAACAAAACAACAATCTTTTCTTCTTGAAGAAAGCTTTAGGCAAAATCATACTTTGAATCCG AAACAAAAGGAAGCTTTAGCCATGCAATTAAAGTTAAAGGCAAGGCAAGTTGAGGTTTGGTTTCAAAACCGTAGAGCAAG GAGCAAGCTAAAGCAAACGGAGATGGAATGTGAGTACTTAAAGAGATGGTTTGGTTCATTGAGTGAACAAAATCAAAGATTAAAGAAAGAAGTTGAAGAGTTACGAGCCATGAAAGTAGGTCCGCCAACGGTGTTATCACCCCATAGTTGCCATCCCCTACCGGCGTCTACCCTCACCATGTGTCCTCATTGTGAACGCGTCACCAGGACTAATGTCAGAGACTAA